One genomic region from Prochlorococcus marinus str. SB encodes:
- a CDS encoding acyl-CoA thioesterase, producing the protein MNSKPVWKIEKIVLPQHADHAGVMWHGKYFNWLEESRINALSEVGISYFELTKNGLDLPLINTSIKYKSPLFLGEKITIESEFNIDKSPRINVISKFHNKKNEILTIAEVNLVLINKLNFSIIRKRPDFLSEAFSKLNG; encoded by the coding sequence ATGAACTCAAAACCAGTTTGGAAAATAGAAAAAATTGTTTTACCTCAACATGCAGATCATGCAGGGGTAATGTGGCACGGTAAATATTTTAATTGGCTTGAAGAAAGCCGAATAAATGCGCTTTCAGAAGTAGGTATAAGTTATTTCGAACTAACTAAAAATGGATTAGATTTACCTTTAATCAATACTTCTATAAAATATAAATCTCCTTTATTTCTTGGTGAAAAAATAACAATCGAGAGCGAATTCAATATTGATAAAAGTCCTAGGATTAATGTAATTTCAAAATTTCATAACAAGAAAAATGAAATCTTAACGATTGCTGAAGTCAATTTAGTCTTAATAAATAAACTGAATTTTTCTATAATAAGAAAAAGACCAGATTTCCTATCAGAAGCCTTTAGTAAATTAAATGGTTGA
- a CDS encoding glutathione peroxidase, whose translation MQVDVQNTTVLSADGSAIKLGEYSGEVILIVNVASYCGNTAQYEDLQKLHDLYSSKGLRILAFPCNDFGKQEPDSLSEIKDFCTTKYGVKFEIYEKVHAKGNTTEPYTTLNKVEPEGDVEWNFEKFLIGKDSKVIARFKPGVKPFDENLIAAIEVALDS comes from the coding sequence ATGCAAGTTGACGTACAAAATACTACTGTTCTCTCCGCAGACGGATCAGCCATAAAACTAGGTGAATATTCAGGGGAAGTAATTTTAATTGTTAATGTAGCTAGTTATTGCGGAAATACTGCTCAGTATGAGGATCTTCAAAAGCTACATGATTTATATTCAAGCAAAGGCCTAAGAATACTTGCATTCCCTTGTAATGATTTTGGGAAACAAGAACCCGACTCTCTTTCAGAAATAAAAGATTTTTGCACAACAAAATATGGAGTTAAGTTTGAAATCTATGAAAAAGTTCATGCCAAAGGCAACACCACAGAACCATACACAACCCTTAACAAAGTTGAACCTGAAGGAGATGTTGAATGGAATTTCGAAAAGTTTCTGATTGGGAAAGACAGTAAAGTAATTGCAAGATTCAAGCCAGGTGTTAAACCGTTTGACGAAAACTTAATAGCAGCTATAGAAGTAGCTTTAGATTCATAA
- a CDS encoding restriction endonuclease: MKIFFILIIFIIFLIFRIVRDYQIKKKKLKINNALNSNFFIQTINNLIDENKYNLLEERIRLREIDAYGNEDYKKWIGNPPLDEKAIEKNIFNGSKRFKEGIPYFWERVILKKFGSMELFFEKWRSYCIENPTIDDEIVGSIRKLETEDWFVFIASQIEKSCLNLIEKNYSSKSKGNYKKGIRFENHCMEILKQNGWEVKETPNTGDQGVDLIASVNDLRICIQCKDHEKAIGNKAVQEISAGKLFWKGTHAIIISRSGFTKSAHQLAKSNKVELINEYQIKDLEKFIV, encoded by the coding sequence ATGAAAATTTTTTTTATTTTAATTATTTTTATCATTTTTTTAATTTTTAGAATTGTAAGAGATTATCAAATTAAAAAGAAAAAATTAAAAATAAATAATGCCTTAAATTCCAATTTTTTTATTCAAACAATTAATAATTTAATAGACGAGAACAAATACAATTTGTTAGAGGAGAGGATCAGATTAAGGGAAATAGATGCTTACGGTAACGAGGATTATAAAAAATGGATTGGTAATCCACCTCTTGATGAAAAAGCCATTGAGAAAAATATATTTAATGGGTCTAAGAGATTTAAAGAGGGTATACCATACTTCTGGGAAAGAGTAATTCTAAAAAAATTTGGTAGTATGGAATTATTTTTCGAAAAGTGGAGATCATATTGTATTGAAAATCCTACTATTGATGATGAGATAGTTGGATCTATTAGAAAGCTCGAGACTGAAGATTGGTTTGTTTTCATAGCTAGTCAAATTGAGAAATCATGCTTAAACCTAATAGAAAAAAACTACTCAAGTAAAAGCAAGGGAAACTACAAAAAAGGTATTAGATTTGAAAATCATTGTATGGAAATTCTCAAACAAAATGGCTGGGAAGTAAAAGAAACCCCTAATACAGGAGATCAAGGGGTTGACTTAATTGCGTCCGTAAATGATTTGAGAATATGTATACAATGCAAAGATCATGAAAAAGCCATTGGCAATAAAGCAGTTCAGGAAATTTCAGCTGGTAAATTATTTTGGAAAGGTACACATGCAATAATAATCTCAAGATCTGGCTTTACAAAGTCTGCGCATCAACTAGCAAAATCAAATAAAGTGGAACTAATTAATGAATATCAAAT
- the purT gene encoding formate-dependent phosphoribosylglycinamide formyltransferase: protein MKESIFSKKRILLLGSGELGKELVIESKRLGLEVIAIDRYEKAPAMQVADYSRVIDMGDKNILKSVIKEFKPDYVVPEIEALSIEALKELEDEGFNIVPNARTVEITMNRDKIRDLASNDLKIKTAKFDYILEFDDLEKKADEIGFPLLLKPLMSSSGKGQSLVETKNDLQNAWNQAQANSRGKVKGVIIEEFINFDFEFTLLTVRKENGENIFCLPIGHLQSNGDYQCSWQPLEIKESLIIEAKRMTSRILNNLNGAGLYGVEFFIRGSEVIFSELSPRPHDTGMVTLVSQNINEFELHLRAFLNLPIPRIDLIEPSATRVILSNQEYPNPIYEGLNEALKFEKTKVLIFGKPVSRKGRRMGVVLSSNSDINLARKNADEAAFKIKVSSI, encoded by the coding sequence ATGAAAGAATCAATTTTTTCTAAAAAGAGAATTTTATTACTTGGTAGTGGCGAGCTTGGAAAAGAATTAGTAATAGAATCCAAAAGATTAGGATTAGAAGTTATTGCAATTGATCGATATGAAAAAGCTCCTGCAATGCAAGTTGCTGATTATTCAAGAGTAATTGATATGGGAGATAAAAATATTTTAAAAAGTGTTATAAAAGAATTTAAGCCTGATTATGTTGTCCCAGAAATAGAGGCACTTTCAATTGAGGCCCTAAAAGAACTCGAGGATGAAGGATTCAATATTGTTCCCAACGCCAGAACTGTAGAAATTACAATGAATAGAGATAAAATTAGAGACTTAGCTTCTAACGATTTAAAAATTAAAACTGCAAAGTTTGATTATATTCTTGAATTTGATGATTTAGAAAAAAAAGCAGATGAAATTGGATTCCCACTTTTACTTAAACCTTTAATGAGCTCTTCAGGAAAAGGGCAGAGTTTGGTTGAAACAAAAAATGATTTACAAAATGCTTGGAATCAGGCACAAGCAAATTCAAGAGGAAAGGTCAAAGGTGTAATTATTGAAGAATTTATTAATTTTGATTTTGAGTTTACTCTTTTAACTGTAAGAAAAGAAAATGGTGAAAATATTTTTTGTTTACCAATTGGACATCTGCAATCTAATGGAGACTATCAATGTAGTTGGCAACCTTTAGAGATCAAGGAATCCTTAATTATTGAAGCTAAGAGAATGACAAGTAGAATATTAAATAACCTTAATGGAGCTGGATTATACGGAGTAGAATTTTTTATAAGAGGAAGTGAGGTTATATTTTCAGAATTATCTCCAAGACCACACGACACTGGTATGGTTACATTAGTTAGTCAAAATATTAATGAATTTGAATTACATTTAAGGGCTTTTTTAAATTTACCAATACCGCGCATAGATCTAATAGAGCCCTCTGCAACCAGAGTTATACTCTCTAACCAAGAGTATCCTAATCCTATTTATGAGGGTCTTAATGAAGCATTAAAATTTGAAAAGACCAAAGTGCTCATATTTGGCAAACCAGTTTCCAGAAAAGGCAGAAGAATGGGTGTTGTTCTCTCATCAAATTCTGACATTAATTTGGCTAGAAAAAATGCAGATGAAGCTGCTTTTAAAATAAAAGTCAGTAGTATATAA
- the dusB gene encoding tRNA dihydrouridine synthase DusB — MSSNIRLKGRGVNRIITSKVMLSPLAGVTDNIFRRLVRKWAPNSLLFTEMINATSLKKGYGTQKINQIDLEEGPIGVQIFDNRPYAVSEAAKQAEDSGAFLIDINMGCPVKKIAKKGGGSALIKDRKLAIELVKNVVKAVRVPVTVKTRLGWDSKEENIEDFLFNLQDAGATMITLHGRTRKQGFSGESDWEMIGRLKKLLEIPVIANGDIKNPDDALNCLKKTNADGVMIGRGILGSPWKIGEIDYALKENKNFKEPNTEEKLYLIIEHLDELIKEKGNHGLLIARKHISWTCKDFKGASKLRNNLVRAVDKNEVKNLIIKMIKTLNNEKNRLA; from the coding sequence ATGTCTTCAAATATAAGGCTAAAAGGAAGGGGAGTTAACAGGATAATTACGAGTAAGGTCATGCTATCGCCATTAGCAGGAGTTACAGATAATATTTTTAGACGGCTTGTACGTAAATGGGCTCCAAACTCTTTACTTTTTACAGAAATGATAAATGCCACAAGTCTTAAAAAAGGATATGGCACACAAAAAATCAATCAAATAGATTTAGAAGAAGGTCCAATTGGAGTACAAATATTTGATAATAGGCCATATGCTGTTTCTGAAGCTGCGAAACAAGCTGAGGATTCTGGAGCATTCTTAATTGATATAAATATGGGATGTCCAGTAAAAAAAATTGCAAAGAAAGGTGGAGGCAGTGCTTTAATTAAAGACCGAAAACTTGCTATAGAATTGGTCAAAAATGTTGTAAAAGCTGTTAGGGTTCCAGTAACAGTAAAAACACGACTCGGATGGGATAGTAAAGAAGAAAATATAGAGGATTTCTTATTTAATCTTCAAGATGCAGGAGCAACGATGATCACACTTCATGGAAGAACTAGAAAACAGGGTTTTTCAGGGGAATCAGATTGGGAAATGATCGGGAGACTTAAAAAGTTATTGGAAATTCCAGTAATTGCTAATGGAGATATCAAAAATCCAGATGATGCTCTTAATTGTTTAAAAAAAACAAATGCTGATGGTGTAATGATTGGACGCGGAATTTTGGGATCCCCATGGAAAATTGGAGAAATAGATTATGCTCTTAAAGAAAATAAAAATTTTAAAGAACCAAACACAGAAGAAAAACTATATTTAATTATTGAGCATCTTGATGAATTAATAAAAGAAAAAGGAAATCACGGATTGCTAATTGCAAGAAAACATATCTCATGGACATGCAAAGACTTTAAAGGAGCATCAAAGTTGAGAAATAACTTGGTTAGAGCTGTTGATAAAAATGAAGTTAAAAATTTAATAATTAAAATGATTAAAACTTTGAATAATGAAAAAAATAGATTAGCTTAA
- a CDS encoding translation initiation factor IF-2 N-terminal domain-containing protein has protein sequence MKGLRVLELSEALTVDSADLLAVCAILKIKATSRLSMLSFEECKKITDYYENKN, from the coding sequence ATGAAAGGTCTTAGGGTCCTAGAACTTTCTGAAGCACTTACTGTGGATAGCGCTGATTTATTAGCTGTTTGTGCAATTTTAAAAATAAAAGCCACATCTAGATTAAGCATGCTTTCATTTGAAGAATGTAAAAAGATAACTGATTACTATGAAAATAAAAATTAG
- a CDS encoding DUF2470 domain-containing protein, producing MKIISKETSKRVCDHMNNDHIDSVHKYLTHYGKISTFENAYMEEINNSYIKINYDGQSAIINFKNEISEEEIHSTLVSMIKDIKE from the coding sequence ATGAAAATTATTAGTAAAGAAACAAGTAAAAGAGTTTGTGATCACATGAACAATGATCACATAGATTCAGTGCACAAATATCTTACCCATTATGGGAAGATATCAACATTTGAGAATGCCTATATGGAAGAAATTAATAATAGTTATATAAAAATCAATTACGATGGCCAATCAGCAATTATCAATTTTAAAAATGAAATATCTGAAGAAGAAATTCATTCAACTTTAGTATCAATGATTAAAGACATTAAAGAATAA